AAATGCTTTAGAACATCTATGTTTTTTCAAGCATCATCCAGCACCATTACTCAACTGCTTGCGGTTTGACGTAGTCGGTGAAAAACAAGTTGTTTCCTAGCACTTCGAAAATATAGCCGCATTGACgccactgaaaaaaaaaacagtctaTGTCAGACTACCGGACCTCATTGCAAGCGAGTTTAGAATTACGCATTCCTACGCTTGGATTCTTCTCTTCTCACTGTGCAGCTCTGAACCCCAGGTCCGAGTGTGTCGATGCTCCGTCTCTCTTCATAACAAGTGTTCTTCTCCGAATCCCAAAAAGTTTGCTTCGACGTCGGTTACACTGTACTAGACGGTGGCTAAAGTCTCTCCATTTGAGTCTGATCTCATCATCCTCGGGTCCTACACTAGAACAGGTCAACAGCTGGCAGTAAATTCAGAATCAGGCCCTTCTGTCTGGAGTTTACAGCAATCCAGCCATTTCTATCGAGATGTTGAATGGAACTGCCGTGTGATCACAAGCAGTACCAGTGTCTCGTACAATAAAATTATTGGCTTTATACGGAGATCTTTAAATGGAATTCCCCTTGGAGATGCCAGATGTGTAAATGGAAACTGTTGACAAATTCTTCACCATTGCTGAAGATCTCCGAGTTTCAAGCAACTTCGTCAACAGTTGAAGCACAGCGTACGTAAAGAACTCCATGGTCCCATCCCGTGCACCGACGACGATCGACCATGCGCACCAGCTTCCCTACTCCCAGTTTCCAAGCTTAAATGTCAACGAGCGCATCACTAAGCTACTATTCATAGCTCTGCTCTGCACCAAGCAGCTTCACCAAACTCCCCGCTCAAAGCCACATCCAGTTCCCCatgggcgccggcgacgacaccGCGCCGGTGGCCAAGGCCGCCATGGAGGTGTCCTCGTCGTCGACGTCTACCTCCACGGCGCGAGCGCCTTCGccagagccgccgccgtcggtgcTCAGGTCCGTGATGCTGTCGTACGCGTACGTGGGCATCTGGATCAGCCTCAGCTTCTCGGTGATCGTGTACAACAAGTACATCCTGGACCCCAAGATGTACGGCTGGCCCTTCCCCATCTCGCTCACCATGATCCACATGGCCTTCTGCGCCAccctcgccgcggcgctcgtCCGCGTGCTCCGCGTCGTCGACGTGCCCACCTCGCCGCCCATGACGCCGCGCCTCTACGCCGCCTCCGTCGTCCCCATCGGCGCGCTCTACGCGCTCTCGCTCTGGTTCTCCAACTCCGCCTACATTTACCTCTCCGTCTCCTTCATCCAGATGCTTAAGGCGCTCATGCCCGTCGCCGTCTactccctcgccgtcgccttCCGCACCGACTCCTTCCGCCGCGCCTCCATGCTCAACATGCTCGGGATCTCCgctggcgtcgccgtcgccgcgtaCGGGGAGGCCCGCTTCGACGTGTTCGGCGTCACGCtccagctcgccgccgtcgccgccgaggccacgCGGCTCGTGCTCATCCAGATCCTGCTCACCTCCAGG
This genomic window from Setaria viridis chromosome 8, Setaria_viridis_v4.0, whole genome shotgun sequence contains:
- the LOC117833150 gene encoding probable sugar phosphate/phosphate translocator At5g25400; the encoded protein is MGAGDDTAPVAKAAMEVSSSSTSTSTARAPSPEPPPSVLRSVMLSYAYVGIWISLSFSVIVYNKYILDPKMYGWPFPISLTMIHMAFCATLAAALVRVLRVVDVPTSPPMTPRLYAASVVPIGALYALSLWFSNSAYIYLSVSFIQMLKALMPVAVYSLAVAFRTDSFRRASMLNMLGISAGVAVAAYGEARFDVFGVTLQLAAVAAEATRLVLIQILLTSRGMSLNPITSLYYIAPCCLAFLTVPWYAVELPRLRAAAASAAGLARPDVFVFGTNSLCAFALNLAVFLLVGKTSALTMNVAGVVKDWLLIAFSWTVIKDTVTPINLVGYGIAFLGVAYYNHAKLQGLKAKEAERKAAATAVPKPDDAEAATRLLPEKDGSGGDHKN